A window from Lachnoanaerobaculum umeaense encodes these proteins:
- a CDS encoding MucBP domain-containing protein: MVQLKKRVLAALLSFVMVFLSMSEFFTAYAGPPGIVNDPDILAEVTYDRNVVNSRGNSDFYVGEEVSFYANITISSITRSIPGAYGVLYIPKKVFPSISSSNISTWINRPASNFLSIDSSDSEFHKVKLKFISLGGGTTQTVPFKGTIKDRSLANDETYVIPYQVYDANDTLLESTNNTFSAKTYPVGYTDENNNIRRDYYYAEGTSSLQNSTTLANDLSTFIQFNTRRTNWPAAGTYHGTETKIVGGDRRKTRITVQLPANENFDTTETRNSSWTYNAANHTITKDVEFQSNLNYTNDGFNIRYNNQTVGTQASPVTVEFPITWQYINDDGSLDTASLEKSKSSARYWSFPRVPAADRGIYTNKNASPWRFTFTDRDKTEHVYNMGFSWNWYVGNPEEYPTMGTYHTRVSSVVDTPVTDMELVGYQIRTLNPTGKVVDATGTIQTIPALDNTQLAALSNNQLIGTKDDGSEEVIATNIQITSNSDEVRLPTPKFYKKIELKFTNPIEIQAPTSRVVDIRYRFRFEENAYNTTKALLASKPNNANSNVQTRNSVTVTGDNGAGRTWTAGGSDYVTWTKAFAAEYEHDTQNQNLGTKYLNEEFGMTDNVRFHYYLPPGGRKIKNPKFFVLADPALEFKSIQTSTGYTPELTPAVMSNYRVEYNFKNTGKTAYIWDLPDINIPEGNDRYNNVYFSTRFKTTRNMAGGQNSIDTYLSWDNNEEATSNEVLGKYEDVLDLDNDGNTTEKFSSKKATYLYSPPLELILTKRSKRADSDVAQFSSLTTPDSEQIVDYKLNIFNNSITGVSGFTFFDILPHVGDKAIAPDQQGNYANRGSTYRLGLTGPLDPNPNYTYEYSTTPVTEGNIAANYAGATWTSSVSDWSAVTMFRIKMKPGYTLASGSSDDITFRAKMPDTTPLDTTNKAVNTFAGFAGDSYTGAFEALSNVVIPKKYKISGKIYYDVPPAGGSGNGTYLTTDDDVPAAGRTVSLYDASGNPVLDESGNPMTTTANANGDYAFDNISRAGTYKVVITPGVGDTISTNRVTSTSLIIGNDFADGTQGSNPVFDTSVTLTPSDDKKTANAALVASNSTLKVKYVDMAGNPIPLDDGSGNVADTDSVHGFRDPYTVTPPTTLTGVANYEYAEPDLTNGRPLTGTLNPGQNVVVLKYKRKTAGNITVNHFEVGGSTQLYTPTGATAPSAETYVGTEKLGLTENLTNKEADIANFEYVSTEVTGAPSATSPTATGDTTVTYQTAPQTVTYRYKRKDAANITVNHYEVGGSTQLYTPAGAAAPSAETISGAGKLGTTQNLTNKASDIANFEYVSTDVTGASSATTPTSTGATTLTHGNTPQTVTYYYKRKNAGDVIVHHYEQGTTTQLVPDVTLNGTNKLGLPYNTTTQTIPNFTVVTVPTNQNGTYQPGTQTVTYYYKRNDAGNVIVNFVEQGTNTPLKSPETKSGAGKLGLAYTTTPDTFANYELVSATPTNHTGNYPPAGSDITVTYVYRRKNAGNITVNHYEVGGSTQLYTPAGSASASAENFNGSGKLGLSENLTNKAADIANFEYVSVDITGASGASTPNASGDTGVTYQTGNQVVTYRYKRKDAANITVHHYIDGTTTELYTPAGALTPGPETINGSGKLGLTENLTNRSADIANYEFVGVDVSSAASATTPSATGATTLTHGNAPQTVIYKYRRKNAGNIVVNHYEVGGSTQLYTPAGAASPSAQTFDGSGKLGLVENLTNKEADIANYEFVNVEVTAAPGASTPTATGATGVTYRAGTQTVTYRYRRKNAANITVHHYEDGTTTELYTPAGAAAPSAETISGAGKLGTNENLNNRAADIANFEYVGIDVSGAPSATSPSSTGATTLTHGNNAQTVIYKYKRKDAGNVIVNFVEQGTNTPLKSPVTMNGAGKLGLPYTTTPDTFANYELVSATPANHSGNYPNAGNDITVTYIYRRKNSGNITVNHFEAGTTNQLYKPSGAAAPSAQTFDGTGKLGLSENLTNKEAAISNYEYVSVDVTGAGGANTPTASGDTTVTYQTGNQVVNYYYKRKDASNITIHHYEDGTTTELYTPAGAAGPSAEVISGSGKLGTNENLTNKEANIANFEYVSVDVSGAPSATTPGTNGATTLTHGNAPQTVIYKYRRKDVGNVLVHHYEAGTTTSVSPDENLSGVGKSGLTYTTSPATVANYTVVNTTPTNHTGTYPNTGTTVVTYEYKRNDGGNVIVHHYEDGTTTPLVPDTTLNGSGKLGLPYTTTEHNIPNFTLVAQPSNKNGTYTSGNQEVTYFYRRNDAGNVLVHHVEQGTTNAVSADETLSGVGKSGLTYTTSPANVANYTVVSTTPTNHTGIYPNSGTTVVTYEYVRNNAGNVIVHHYEDGTTTPLVPDTTLNGSGKLGLPYTTTEHSIPNFTLVAQPSNKNGTYTSGNQEVTYFYRRNDAGNVLVHHYEAGTTTSVSPDENLSGAGKSGLTYNTSPATVANFTVVNATPTDHTGTYPSSGTTVVTYEYVRNDAQSVTVKYVEQGSGTPLDTDDVMGGAGKLGLPYTTTEKNIPNYELVAQPVNKNGTYTNTPQTVIYEYRRMPAGDVTSIYVDEDGNEIDIPETQSGTGKLGLPYTTTSKTIPNFTLVSIPANANGTFIPGPQTVTYVYRRADAGDVTVYHKSVYDNSDLSTPTVLDGSRKLGLPYTTTPETYSDYEIDTIPGNATGTYVSGSQSVTYLYKRKQSGGVVVNYLDNHGNRIETPDTITGSDNVGLPYTTTPKTIPNYRLIIVPPNANGVFTVPPITVNYIYKREDAGDVVIEHIDENGNVPLETPEVLDGSEKLGESYTSSSKVFENYDLISVPSNANGVFTSGSQSVTYVYRRKDAGDVIAHYVDTAGLPIESDEILDGSRSLGLPYETASKEIAGYTLLLVRGSETGVFSPGRIEVTYIYKKNPGQVIIPQPVIPVTPVTPGSITPISPVTPGGVTPVTPEGSIPSRIATPSQINRPGDRYQDLVIRPTATPSIATSSNVSRGGSTGAGGSSTLRTEKVNTVTDGQSKSDKELILIDNATPSREPQKSDYQKETKQTTSATSATRIGLSVPKTEDTKDMRGYIFALITSLTAVMALALKKKEDR, from the coding sequence ATGGTACAACTAAAGAAACGCGTATTAGCCGCTCTTTTATCATTTGTGATGGTATTCTTATCAATGAGTGAATTCTTCACAGCCTATGCAGGACCACCGGGTATAGTGAATGATCCTGATATTTTGGCGGAAGTCACATATGATAGAAATGTGGTAAACAGTAGGGGAAACAGTGACTTCTATGTAGGAGAGGAAGTTTCGTTCTATGCAAATATTACGATATCATCTATTACAAGGAGTATTCCGGGAGCATATGGAGTGCTTTATATTCCAAAGAAAGTATTTCCAAGTATAAGCTCAAGTAATATTTCTACATGGATAAACAGACCTGCAAGCAACTTTTTAAGTATTGACAGCTCAGATAGCGAGTTTCACAAAGTTAAACTTAAATTTATAAGTCTTGGAGGCGGTACTACTCAGACAGTACCTTTTAAGGGAACAATAAAAGATCGTTCATTGGCAAATGATGAGACCTATGTAATTCCTTATCAGGTATATGATGCAAATGATACTTTGCTTGAGAGTACCAACAATACCTTTTCTGCAAAGACATATCCGGTAGGATATACAGATGAAAACAATAATATCAGAAGAGATTATTACTATGCAGAGGGTACAAGCAGTTTACAAAACAGTACAACTCTGGCAAATGATTTGTCTACCTTTATTCAGTTTAATACAAGAAGAACAAATTGGCCGGCAGCAGGTACATATCATGGTACAGAGACAAAGATTGTAGGTGGTGACAGAAGAAAGACAAGAATTACTGTACAGCTACCTGCAAATGAAAACTTTGATACTACAGAGACAAGAAACAGTAGTTGGACATATAATGCTGCAAATCATACTATAACTAAGGATGTGGAATTCCAAAGTAACTTAAACTACACTAATGATGGTTTCAATATCAGATATAATAATCAGACGGTAGGTACACAGGCATCTCCTGTGACAGTGGAATTTCCTATTACTTGGCAGTATATAAATGATGACGGTTCACTGGATACAGCATCACTTGAGAAGTCAAAGAGTTCTGCAAGATATTGGTCCTTTCCGAGAGTTCCGGCAGCTGATAGAGGTATTTATACAAATAAAAATGCCAGTCCGTGGAGATTTACTTTTACAGACAGAGACAAGACAGAGCATGTTTATAACATGGGTTTTAGCTGGAACTGGTATGTAGGTAATCCTGAAGAATACCCTACTATGGGGACATATCATACAAGAGTAAGCTCTGTAGTTGATACACCGGTTACAGATATGGAACTTGTGGGATATCAGATAAGAACACTTAATCCTACAGGTAAGGTTGTAGATGCAACAGGAACTATACAGACCATACCTGCACTTGATAATACACAGCTTGCAGCTCTTTCAAACAATCAACTTATAGGTACAAAGGATGATGGAAGTGAGGAAGTAATTGCTACAAATATTCAAATTACAAGTAATTCTGATGAGGTTAGACTTCCGACTCCTAAATTCTATAAGAAGATAGAGCTTAAGTTTACAAATCCTATAGAGATTCAGGCTCCTACCTCAAGAGTAGTGGATATAAGATATAGATTCCGTTTTGAAGAAAATGCGTATAATACTACAAAAGCTCTGTTGGCATCAAAGCCAAACAATGCAAACAGTAATGTTCAGACAAGAAATAGTGTAACAGTAACCGGAGATAATGGTGCCGGAAGAACATGGACAGCCGGTGGTAGTGATTATGTTACCTGGACAAAGGCTTTTGCGGCAGAGTATGAGCATGATACACAGAATCAGAATCTTGGAACAAAGTATCTGAACGAAGAGTTCGGTATGACTGACAATGTAAGATTCCATTACTACTTACCACCAGGTGGTAGAAAAATAAAAAATCCGAAGTTCTTCGTACTTGCAGATCCTGCACTTGAGTTTAAGAGCATTCAGACCAGTACAGGCTATACTCCTGAACTTACACCTGCTGTTATGAGTAACTACAGAGTGGAATATAACTTTAAGAACACAGGAAAGACAGCTTATATATGGGATCTTCCGGATATAAATATTCCTGAGGGAAATGACAGATATAATAATGTATACTTCAGTACCAGATTTAAGACTACAAGAAATATGGCAGGCGGTCAGAATAGTATCGACACCTATTTGTCTTGGGATAATAATGAAGAGGCTACTTCTAATGAAGTACTCGGTAAGTACGAAGATGTACTTGACCTTGATAATGACGGAAACACCACAGAGAAGTTTAGTAGTAAGAAGGCTACATATCTTTACTCACCGCCTTTAGAGTTGATCCTTACAAAGAGATCAAAGAGAGCAGATTCAGATGTTGCTCAATTTTCATCGCTTACAACACCTGACAGTGAGCAGATAGTAGACTATAAGCTTAATATCTTTAATAACTCTATAACAGGAGTTAGCGGATTTACATTCTTTGATATCCTGCCACATGTGGGTGATAAGGCAATTGCACCTGATCAGCAGGGTAACTATGCTAACAGAGGTTCAACATACAGACTTGGACTTACAGGTCCACTTGATCCTAATCCAAACTATACATATGAATACAGTACAACCCCTGTTACAGAAGGAAATATAGCTGCAAACTATGCAGGAGCTACATGGACTTCATCAGTATCAGACTGGTCAGCTGTTACTATGTTCAGAATAAAGATGAAGCCTGGATATACACTGGCAAGTGGATCATCAGATGATATTACATTCAGAGCAAAGATGCCTGATACCACTCCGCTTGATACCACAAACAAAGCGGTAAATACCTTTGCGGGATTTGCCGGAGACAGCTATACAGGTGCATTTGAGGCACTCAGCAATGTTGTAATACCAAAGAAATATAAGATCAGCGGTAAGATCTACTATGATGTTCCACCTGCAGGTGGAAGCGGAAACGGTACATATCTTACAACTGATGATGACGTACCTGCAGCAGGCAGAACGGTAAGTCTTTATGATGCAAGCGGTAATCCGGTACTTGATGAATCAGGTAATCCGATGACTACCACAGCCAATGCAAACGGAGACTACGCATTTGACAACATTTCAAGAGCAGGAACATACAAAGTAGTGATAACACCGGGAGTAGGAGATACAATAAGTACAAACCGTGTTACATCTACATCACTAATAATAGGAAATGACTTTGCTGACGGAACTCAGGGAAGCAATCCTGTATTTGATACAAGCGTAACACTTACACCAAGTGATGATAAGAAAACAGCAAACGCTGCGCTTGTGGCAAGTAATTCTACATTAAAAGTAAAATATGTAGATATGGCAGGCAATCCGATACCGCTTGATGACGGAAGCGGAAATGTGGCCGATACGGACAGTGTTCACGGCTTTAGAGATCCATATACGGTGACACCGCCTACAACACTTACAGGTGTGGCTAATTATGAGTATGCGGAGCCGGATCTTACAAACGGCAGACCGCTTACAGGAACATTAAATCCGGGACAGAATGTCGTAGTATTAAAATACAAGAGAAAGACTGCAGGAAATATAACAGTAAACCACTTTGAAGTAGGTGGAAGTACACAGTTATATACCCCTACGGGAGCGACAGCACCAAGTGCGGAAACTTATGTAGGTACAGAAAAACTTGGATTAACAGAGAATCTTACAAACAAAGAAGCAGACATCGCAAACTTCGAGTATGTAAGCACAGAAGTAACCGGAGCACCGTCAGCGACATCGCCAACAGCTACAGGTGATACAACAGTTACATATCAAACAGCACCACAGACAGTAACCTACAGATACAAGAGAAAAGATGCTGCAAATATAACAGTCAACCACTATGAAGTGGGAGGAAGTACCCAGCTTTATACACCTGCGGGAGCGGCAGCACCAAGTGCAGAGACAATCTCGGGAGCAGGAAAGCTTGGAACTACACAAAATCTTACAAACAAAGCATCAGACATCGCAAACTTTGAATATGTAAGTACAGATGTTACCGGAGCATCAAGTGCAACAACACCGACATCGACAGGTGCAACAACACTTACTCACGGAAACACACCACAGACAGTAACTTATTACTATAAGAGAAAAAATGCGGGAGATGTTATAGTACATCACTATGAGCAGGGAACAACAACACAGCTTGTACCTGATGTAACATTAAACGGAACAAACAAGCTTGGATTGCCATATAATACAACAACACAGACAATTCCAAACTTTACGGTAGTAACAGTGCCGACAAACCAAAACGGTACATACCAACCGGGAACACAGACAGTAACTTATTACTACAAGAGAAATGATGCAGGAAATGTTATAGTAAACTTTGTAGAACAGGGAACAAACACTCCACTTAAGAGTCCGGAGACAAAGAGCGGAGCAGGCAAGCTTGGTCTAGCTTATACAACAACACCTGATACTTTCGCAAACTATGAGCTTGTAAGTGCAACACCTACAAATCATACAGGAAATTATCCACCGGCAGGAAGTGATATCACAGTAACTTATGTTTACAGAAGAAAGAATGCCGGAAATATAACAGTAAACCACTACGAGGTAGGCGGAAGTACACAGCTTTACACACCGGCAGGTTCAGCAAGCGCTTCAGCAGAGAACTTTAACGGAAGCGGAAAGCTTGGACTTTCTGAAAATCTCACAAATAAGGCGGCAGATATAGCCAACTTTGAGTATGTAAGCGTAGATATAACCGGAGCAAGCGGAGCAAGCACACCGAATGCAAGCGGTGATACAGGCGTAACATACCAGACAGGAAATCAGGTAGTGACATACAGATATAAGCGTAAAGATGCGGCAAATATCACAGTACATCACTACATTGACGGAACAACCACAGAACTTTACACACCGGCAGGAGCATTGACACCGGGACCTGAGACAATAAACGGAAGTGGAAAGTTAGGACTTACAGAGAACCTTACAAACAGATCGGCAGATATAGCTAATTATGAGTTTGTAGGAGTGGATGTAAGCAGTGCTGCAAGTGCAACAACCCCAAGTGCAACAGGAGCAACAACTCTTACACATGGAAATGCACCGCAGACAGTAATCTATAAGTACAGAAGAAAGAATGCTGGAAATATCGTAGTTAACCACTACGAGGTTGGCGGAAGTACACAGCTTTATACACCAGCAGGAGCAGCATCACCAAGTGCACAGACCTTTGACGGAAGCGGAAAGCTTGGACTTGTTGAAAACCTTACAAACAAGGAAGCAGATATAGCTAACTATGAGTTTGTAAACGTGGAAGTAACTGCAGCACCGGGAGCAAGTACCCCGACAGCTACAGGAGCTACAGGAGTTACATACAGAGCAGGAACTCAGACAGTAACCTATAGATACAGAAGAAAGAATGCAGCAAACATAACAGTACATCACTACGAGGACGGAACAACAACAGAGCTTTACACACCTGCAGGAGCGGCTGCACCAAGTGCGGAGACAATCTCAGGAGCAGGAAAGCTTGGAACAAATGAAAACCTAAATAACAGAGCGGCTGATATAGCAAACTTTGAATATGTAGGAATTGATGTAAGCGGAGCACCAAGTGCAACAAGCCCAAGCAGCACAGGAGCAACAACCCTTACACATGGAAACAATGCACAGACAGTAATCTATAAGTACAAGAGAAAAGATGCAGGAAATGTTATAGTAAACTTTGTAGAGCAGGGAACAAACACTCCACTTAAGAGTCCTGTTACAATGAACGGAGCAGGAAAGCTTGGTTTACCATATACAACAACACCTGATACTTTCGCAAACTATGAGCTTGTAAGTGCAACACCTGCAAACCATAGTGGAAACTACCCAAATGCAGGAAATGATATAACTGTAACCTATATTTATAGACGCAAGAACTCAGGAAATATCACAGTAAATCACTTTGAGGCAGGAACAACAAATCAGCTTTACAAACCGTCAGGAGCGGCAGCACCAAGTGCACAGACTTTCGACGGAACAGGAAAGCTTGGATTAAGTGAAAACCTCACAAATAAAGAAGCAGCTATCTCAAACTACGAGTATGTAAGTGTAGATGTAACCGGAGCAGGCGGAGCAAATACCCCGACAGCAAGCGGAGATACTACAGTTACATATCAGACAGGTAATCAGGTAGTAAACTATTACTACAAGAGAAAAGATGCTTCAAATATAACAATACATCACTACGAGGACGGAACAACAACAGAGCTTTACACACCTGCAGGAGCGGCCGGCCCAAGTGCAGAGGTCATCTCAGGAAGTGGAAAGCTTGGAACAAATGAAAACCTTACAAACAAGGAAGCAAATATAGCAAACTTTGAGTATGTAAGTGTGGATGTAAGCGGAGCTCCAAGTGCGACAACACCTGGAACAAATGGAGCAACAACCCTTACACATGGAAATGCACCACAGACAGTAATCTATAAGTACAGAAGAAAAGATGTGGGAAATGTATTGGTACATCACTACGAAGCGGGAACTACAACATCAGTATCACCTGATGAGAACTTAAGCGGAGTAGGAAAGTCAGGACTTACATACACAACAAGCCCTGCAACTGTAGCAAACTACACAGTAGTAAATACAACACCTACTAACCACACAGGAACATATCCAAATACCGGAACAACAGTAGTAACATATGAGTACAAGAGAAACGATGGAGGAAATGTAATAGTACATCATTACGAGGATGGAACAACAACTCCACTTGTACCTGATACTACACTAAATGGAAGTGGAAAGCTTGGTCTACCATATACTACTACAGAGCATAACATACCAAACTTTACGCTAGTAGCTCAGCCGTCAAATAAGAATGGAACATATACAAGCGGTAATCAGGAAGTAACCTATTTTTATAGAAGAAATGATGCCGGAAATGTATTGGTACATCACGTAGAGCAGGGAACAACAAATGCAGTATCAGCAGATGAGACCTTAAGTGGAGTAGGCAAGTCAGGACTAACATATACTACAAGTCCGGCAAATGTAGCAAACTACACAGTAGTAAGCACAACCCCTACAAACCACACAGGAATCTATCCAAATAGTGGAACAACAGTAGTAACCTATGAGTATGTAAGAAACAATGCAGGAAATGTAATAGTACATCATTACGAGGATGGAACAACAACTCCACTTGTACCGGATACAACATTAAACGGAAGTGGAAAACTAGGTCTTCCATATACTACTACAGAGCACAGTATTCCAAACTTTACATTGGTAGCCCAGCCAAGTAATAAGAATGGAACATATACAAGCGGTAATCAGGAAGTAACATACTTCTATAGAAGAAATGATGCCGGAAATGTATTGGTACATCATTACGAAGCCGGAACTACAACATCAGTATCACCGGATGAGAATCTAAGTGGTGCAGGAAAGTCAGGACTTACATATAATACAAGTCCTGCAACAGTAGCAAACTTTACAGTAGTAAATGCGACACCAACAGACCATACAGGAACCTATCCAAGTAGTGGAACAACAGTAGTAACCTATGAGTATGTAAGAAATGATGCTCAGAGTGTAACTGTAAAATATGTAGAACAGGGAAGTGGAACACCACTGGATACAGATGATGTAATGGGAGGAGCAGGAAAACTGGGACTACCATATACAACAACAGAAAAGAATATCCCTAACTACGAGTTGGTAGCACAACCTGTAAATAAGAACGGTACATATACCAATACACCACAGACAGTAATCTATGAATATAGAAGAATGCCTGCGGGAGATGTAACAAGTATTTATGTAGATGAGGATGGAAATGAGATAGATATACCTGAGACCCAAAGCGGAACAGGAAAGCTAGGTCTTCCATATACAACTACATCAAAGACAATACCAAACTTCACATTAGTGAGCATACCTGCAAATGCAAATGGAACATTTATACCTGGTCCACAGACAGTAACCTATGTATATAGAAGAGCAGATGCCGGAGATGTAACGGTATACCACAAGTCCGTATATGATAATAGCGACTTAAGCACACCTACAGTACTTGACGGAAGCAGAAAGCTGGGACTTCCATATACAACAACCCCTGAGACTTACTCAGACTATGAGATAGATACTATACCTGGAAATGCAACAGGAACATATGTAAGCGGAAGCCAAAGTGTAACCTATCTCTATAAGAGAAAGCAGTCAGGTGGAGTAGTAGTAAATTATCTGGACAATCATGGAAACAGGATTGAGACACCTGATACAATAACAGGAAGTGATAATGTAGGTTTGCCATATACAACAACACCAAAGACCATACCAAACTATAGACTGATAATAGTACCGCCAAATGCAAATGGAGTATTTACAGTACCACCAATAACAGTAAATTATATCTATAAGCGTGAGGATGCGGGAGATGTTGTAATCGAGCATATAGATGAGAATGGAAATGTACCACTGGAAACACCGGAGGTACTGGATGGAAGTGAGAAGCTGGGAGAGAGCTATACATCAAGTTCAAAAGTATTTGAAAACTACGATCTAATAAGTGTGCCAAGTAATGCAAATGGAGTATTTACAAGTGGAAGCCAGAGTGTGACATATGTATATCGCAGAAAGGATGCCGGAGATGTAATAGCCCATTATGTAGATACAGCAGGACTACCAATAGAGAGTGATGAAATACTTGATGGAAGTAGAAGCCTAGGCCTACCATATGAAACAGCATCAAAGGAGATAGCAGGATATACTTTACTGTTAGTAAGGGGATCAGAGACAGGAGTATTTAGCCCGGGAAGAATAGAAGTAACTTATATTTATAAGAAGAATCCTGGACAAGTAATAATACCACAACCTGTAATACCGGTTACTCCGGTAACACCGGGAAGCATAACTCCTATAAGTCCAGTAACACCGGGAGGAGTGACTCCGGTAACACCGGAAGGAAGTATCCCTTCAAGGATAGCTACCCCAAGCCAGATAAATCGTCCGGGTGATAGATATCAGGATTTGGTAATCAGACCGACTGCAACTCCATCAATAGCAACATCATCAAATGTAAGCAGAGGAGGAAGCACAGGTGCAGGAGGAAGTAGTACGCTAAGAACTGAAAAGGTAAATACAGTTACTGACGGACAATCAAAGAGTGACAAGGAATTAATCTTGATAGATAATGCAACACCATCAAGAGAGCCACAAAAGTCAGATTATCAAAAAGAAACAAAGCAAACGACATCAGCAACATCAGCAACAAGAATCGGATTATCGGTTCCAAAGACAGAGGATACAAAAGATATGAGAGGATATATATTTGCTCTTATAACATCACTGACAGCTGTAATGGCACTTGCACTCAAGAAAAAAGAAGATAGATAA